The following are from one region of the Terriglobales bacterium genome:
- a CDS encoding 3-hydroxyacyl-CoA dehydrogenase NAD-binding domain-containing protein, which translates to MRAEIRTISVIGAGLMGRGIAHAAALAGYRTILEDILPESLRRAQSEIQANLAKAVEIGKVSREDADAAYARIEFAGSVDEAARAADLVIEAVPEEIESKIEIFTLLDKICPPHTILASNTSSLSITEIASVTYRAPKCLGMHFFNPVHKMKLLEVVRALETDEPTLAAAVEVGRRMGKEVVVVKESPGFITSRINAMIGNEAFYMLQEGVASAADIDKALKLGLNHPMGPFELVDLVGLDTRLHILEYLHKSLGEKFRPCPLLVQYVKAGRLGRKSGRGVYEYPK; encoded by the coding sequence GTGAGGGCTGAGATCCGCACCATCTCCGTGATCGGCGCCGGGCTGATGGGCCGGGGCATCGCGCACGCCGCCGCCCTCGCCGGCTATCGCACCATCCTCGAGGACATCCTCCCGGAAAGCCTGCGCCGCGCCCAGAGCGAGATCCAGGCCAACCTCGCCAAGGCCGTCGAGATCGGCAAGGTCAGCCGCGAGGATGCCGACGCTGCTTACGCGCGCATCGAGTTCGCGGGTTCCGTGGACGAGGCCGCGCGCGCCGCCGACCTGGTCATCGAAGCCGTGCCGGAAGAGATTGAATCCAAGATCGAGATCTTCACCCTGCTCGATAAGATCTGCCCGCCGCATACCATCCTGGCCTCGAACACCTCGTCGCTCTCCATCACCGAGATCGCCTCGGTCACCTACCGCGCGCCCAAATGCCTGGGCATGCACTTTTTCAATCCCGTGCACAAGATGAAGCTGCTCGAGGTCGTGCGCGCCCTCGAAACCGACGAACCGACGCTCGCCGCCGCGGTCGAAGTGGGCCGGCGCATGGGCAAGGAAGTGGTGGTGGTGAAAGAGTCGCCGGGTTTCATCACCAGCCGCATCAACGCCATGATCGGCAACGAAGCGTTCTACATGCTGCAGGAGGGCGTGGCCTCCGCCGCCGACATCGACAAGGCCCTGAAGCTCGGCCTGAACCACCCCATGGGTCCGTTCGAGCTGGTGGACCTGGTCGGCCTGGATACGCGCCTGCACATCCTCGAATACCTGCACAAATCTCTGGGAGAGAAGTTCCGCCCCTGCCCGCTGCTGGTGCAGTACGTCAAGGCCGGCCGCCTGGGCCGCAAAAGCGGGCGCGGGGTCTACGAGTATCCGAAGTAG
- a CDS encoding hemerythrin domain-containing protein, which translates to MLRDRNLVPLSRQHQHALAMCVLIRRALSSGKASMEKWRGELREAFASEIGVHFVAEEEVLFPEARNFPALAPLVEELLRDHAALRDSFQRAERGTLDAKELERFVALLDQHIRKEERQLFEQMQKLVPADRLEELGRAMQKRLSGPSCKVSY; encoded by the coding sequence ATGCTGCGCGACCGGAATCTGGTTCCGCTCTCCCGGCAGCACCAGCACGCGCTGGCCATGTGCGTGCTGATCCGCCGCGCGCTCAGTTCCGGCAAGGCCAGCATGGAGAAGTGGCGCGGCGAGCTGCGCGAGGCCTTTGCCAGCGAGATCGGCGTCCACTTCGTGGCGGAAGAAGAAGTGCTGTTCCCGGAGGCGCGCAACTTCCCTGCCCTGGCGCCGCTGGTGGAAGAACTGCTGCGCGATCATGCCGCGCTGCGCGACAGCTTCCAGCGCGCCGAACGCGGCACGCTGGACGCCAAGGAACTGGAGCGCTTCGTCGCCCTGCTCGACCAGCACATCCGCAAGGAAGAGCGCCAGCTCTTCGAGCAGATGCAGAAGCTCGTCCCCGCCGACCGCCTGGAAGAACTGGGACGCGCCATGCAGAAGCGGCTGAGCGGGCCGTCCTGCAAGGTGAGCTACTAG